One region of gamma proteobacterium HIMB55 genomic DNA includes:
- a CDS encoding putative MAPEG superfamily protein related to glutathione S-transferase (PFAM: MAPEG family), translating into MEAAQLNALSLWVGLNLLLTLLLALNVVRNRFKAQGDSGDPVTLEKAVRAHGNNTEYVPGILIGLGLMAMTGASAQTINILGGTLFVARILHAYGIQQSKMPNIFGLVGNFGTWLTMLCVVTTLIMNGM; encoded by the coding sequence ATGGAAGCAGCACAATTAAACGCCCTGTCGCTTTGGGTAGGCCTCAATCTTTTACTCACCCTGTTACTAGCGCTGAATGTGGTTCGAAACCGCTTTAAAGCTCAGGGGGATTCCGGTGACCCCGTCACATTGGAAAAAGCCGTGCGTGCGCATGGCAACAACACGGAGTACGTACCCGGTATTCTCATCGGGCTAGGCTTGATGGCGATGACCGGCGCCTCGGCACAAACCATTAATATTCTTGGCGGTACCTTGTTCGTTGCACGTATTCTTCATGCCTACGGTATACAGCAGTCGAAGATGCCTAATATCTTCGGGTTGGTGGGTAACTTCGGAACCTGGCTCACCATGCT